GAGTTAAAGAAAGACCAAAATAGTCATCATAAAAGAAAACAAAAACACCTGTTGCCTAAAAGGCAATCAAGTGCTTTATGGTTAGCTATTTAAAGTAGTCTATTACTAATTACATCTTTAAACTAACGAACCTGTTAATTTCGTAATTTTCAGGCTTATTCCCTGTAACACTTTTTTATTCTTTTTCATCCATCTTCTGCTTTAAATATTCAGCAATTTCTGTTTGCCCAAATTCTCTAGCATATTCATATGCATCCATATTCTTAATATTCTCTCCCGTATATCTAATTGAAATATCTATTCCTTTTTCAACTAGAAACTCCACAACTTCTTTATGCCCACCATAAATCGCTCCAAATAATGGATTTCTTTTTGCTAAGCTTACATCTAATTCTGCGCCTGCCTCTATTAAATACTTTACTATCTCCAAATGCCCCGTTCCTGCAGCCAATCTTAGAGGAGAAGCATCAAATATATCACCTTTTGTATTAACATCGATTCCTTTATGGATCAGATATTCTACTATTCCAAAATGTCCTTTCTTTGCTGCAACATGTAACCACGTACCAAATGGTGTCATTGTATGTAAAGATTCTGGATTATCGTCTATTAAACGCTTTACTTCATTAATTTCACCAAGCTTAATAGCATTTCTTATAGTTTTATTTAGACTTTTTTCATCCATAACATTACCTCCTGTATTTCTTCTATCTTGTACTAGCTATGTCTCCTAAATCTTCAAGAGCTTCAACAATATCATCAAAGTCACCATCCATTGCTTCAACAGCCCTTAACCTGTTCACTACTTCCTCTAAAGCATCAATACTATGTTGTCCTATTACGGCATTTGGCGCCCAAACAAGATTTTCTTGTCCAATTATTGGATCAACCCCATACCTTCTTAATATTTCCTGACCTTCTCGAACCAGTTCTTGCTGCGCCTGGCCTAGACCTTTTTTAAATAGAATATGATGTGCATGAGGATTTATCATAGCAGTAGGTGGGTCACCTATTAATCCTCGAAGATATTTACCAAAATCAATTTTAATTAATACATCATTATATTCTTTAGTAATACCTAAATCAGACATCTTTTTACTAATCTCAGAAAGTTCATCTACACTAAAAGTATTATTTTGAATAGCATTTTTAAGCTTATTCATCTTAGTGGCATTAACATTACCGGCTTCGCCTATACCATCAAGATAATCACTTACAGATTTAACCCTACCACTAACCTCAGACTCCACTTTCGCCATAGAAATTAACTGATCCCTCAACCCCACACCATTAACCACATTATAAGGTACTCCACCTGCCAACGACAGTTGGTTTTTAGGATTGTATGGCAATAGGTTAGGGATGGAGACTAGTTCTTTTGCTTTCGTTGCACCTTTTACTGCAGCCGCTTTTGTAGTCGCTACCCCAGTCTTCGTTACGGCTCCTGCGCCTTTTGTTCCGACTACTGAGGTGGCGACTGTTCCGAGGGCATAGGTTACCCAATGAGCCCGCGAGTAGGCATCGCCATTTACCATATCCCGTTCATATGAGTCGGAGATGGATTTGGAAATATATTTATAGGTTTTTATCGGGTGCATGATTGAATTGGCTACACCTTCAACCGTTTCTCCAGGATTTGTGACAAAGTCCCAAACTCCGGTCACAAAGTCTTTCCCTACATCATACAGGCCTACGCCGATTCCTTTTGCAATGTCTGCGGTTTGCTTAGCCGCTTCTAGCTGCATGACATATTGCTGCTGGGTGGGCGCTAAGTTTTCGTACCCGATCTTTTTGGCGATTTTGAGGAACTCATCTGGATCATTTACATGATCGAGTTGTGCCTTCAAGTCTCTGATCCGGCGATTCTCCGCTTCCTCTTTCTTAACCTTCAGATATTGTGCGGTCTCTTTTTTCCTAACTTCCAGGTTTTTATAGGCTTCACTATTTTTATAAGCTATTGCATTAAAATAGAGAGGGGATACTACGCCTTCTCTTGTACTGGATACTTTCAATTGCTCCATGAGTGCCGCCACTGCCGCTTGGTCCGCTTCGGATTTAGCATATTCAGCCGTCCACTTATGATCGATTTCGTTTACTTTGTCTATCGTTTCGGTCCGTTTCCTTTCAGCTTTCTC
This sequence is a window from Brevibacillus sp. JNUCC-41. Protein-coding genes within it:
- a CDS encoding ankyrin repeat domain-containing protein is translated as MDEKSLNKTIRNAIKLGEINEVKRLIDDNPESLHTMTPFGTWLHVAAKKGHFGIVEYLIHKGIDVNTKGDIFDASPLRLAAGTGHLEIVKYLIEAGAELDVSLAKRNPLFGAIYGGHKEVVEFLVEKGIDISIRYTGENIKNMDAYEYAREFGQTEIAEYLKQKMDEKE
- a CDS encoding T7SS effector LXG polymorphic toxin — protein: MSMIYESQTLVSAMQTRVGQYKDLKEQLTELKKGFESIVHLDDELQGQGAEAIKGFYKAQIDVVDSWLRLINRHVAFLSGIQGDTIEANLSETVVTVPFLEEELTNASRNSKEMVTAQKNDLKRILAGIDDIIQLEPFSDDAFFENMEKAERKRTETIDKVNEIDHKWTAEYAKSEADQAAVAALMEQLKVSSTREGVVSPLYFNAIAYKNSEAYKNLEVRKKETAQYLKVKKEEAENRRIRDLKAQLDHVNDPDEFLKIAKKIGYENLAPTQQQYVMQLEAAKQTADIAKGIGVGLYDVGKDFVTGVWDFVTNPGETVEGVANSIMHPIKTYKYISKSISDSYERDMVNGDAYSRAHWVTYALGTVATSVVGTKGAGAVTKTGVATTKAAAVKGATKAKELVSIPNLLPYNPKNQLSLAGGVPYNVVNGVGLRDQLISMAKVESEVSGRVKSVSDYLDGIGEAGNVNATKMNKLKNAIQNNTFSVDELSEISKKMSDLGITKEYNDVLIKIDFGKYLRGLIGDPPTAMINPHAHHILFKKGLGQAQQELVREGQEILRRYGVDPIIGQENLVWAPNAVIGQHSIDALEEVVNRLRAVEAMDGDFDDIVEALEDLGDIASTR